A single region of the Indicator indicator isolate 239-I01 chromosome 3, UM_Iind_1.1, whole genome shotgun sequence genome encodes:
- the CSRP2 gene encoding cysteine and glycine-rich protein 2 isoform X3, whose product MPNWGGGNKCGACGRTVYHAEEVQCDGRSFHRCCFLCMVCRKNLDSTTVAIHDAEVYCKSCYGKKYGPKGYGYGQGAGTLNMDRGERLGIKPESTPSPHRPTTSPNTSKFAQKFGGAEKCSRCGDSVYAAEKVIGAGKPWHKNCFRCAKCGKSLESTTLTEKEGEIYCKGCYAKNFGPKGFGYGQGAGALVHAQ is encoded by the exons ATGCCCAACTGGGGAGGCGGCAACAAGTGCGGTGCCTGCGGGCGCACCGTCTACCACGCTGAGGAGGTGCAGTGCGACGGGAGGAGCTTCCACcgctgctgcttcctctgca TGGTCTGCCGGAAAAACTTGGACAGCACAACTGTAGCCATTCATGATGCTGAAGTGTACTGCAAATCCTGCTATGGGAAAAAGTATGGCCCCAAAGGCTATGGATATGGCCAAGGGGCAGGCACACTGAacatggacaggggagagaggcTGGGCATcaagcctgagag CACTCCCTCTCCCCATCGACCTACGACAAGCCCAAACACTTCCAAGTTCGCTCAGAAGTTTGGAGGGGCAGAGAAGTGCTCTAGGTGTGGGGATTCTGTCTATGCAGCAGAGAAAGTAATAGGAGCTGGCAAG CCATGGCACAAGAATTGCTTCCGGTGTGCCAAGTGTGGAAAAAGCCTAGAATCTACAACCCTGActgaaaaagagggagaaatctATTGTAAAG GTTGTTACGCGAAGAACTTCGGCCCCAAGGGGTTTGGGTACGGCCAGGGCGCAGGTGCCCTCGTTCATGCCCAGTGA
- the CSRP2 gene encoding cysteine and glycine-rich protein 2 isoform X1, whose translation MPNWGGGNKCGACGRTVYHAEEVQCDGRSFHRCCFLCMVCRKNLDSTTVAIHDAEVYCKSCYGKKYGPKGYGYGQGAGTLNMDRGERLGIKPESTPSPHRPTTSPNTSKFAQKFGGAEKCSRCGDSVYAAEKPWHKNCFRCAKCGKSLESTTLTEKEGEIYCKGCYAKNFGPKGFGYGQGAGALVHAQ comes from the exons ATGCCCAACTGGGGAGGCGGCAACAAGTGCGGTGCCTGCGGGCGCACCGTCTACCACGCTGAGGAGGTGCAGTGCGACGGGAGGAGCTTCCACcgctgctgcttcctctgca TGGTCTGCCGGAAAAACTTGGACAGCACAACTGTAGCCATTCATGATGCTGAAGTGTACTGCAAATCCTGCTATGGGAAAAAGTATGGCCCCAAAGGCTATGGATATGGCCAAGGGGCAGGCACACTGAacatggacaggggagagaggcTGGGCATcaagcctgagag CACTCCCTCTCCCCATCGACCTACGACAAGCCCAAACACTTCCAAGTTCGCTCAGAAGTTTGGAGGGGCAGAGAAGTGCTCTAGGTGTGGGGATTCTGTCTATGCAGCAGAGAAA CCATGGCACAAGAATTGCTTCCGGTGTGCCAAGTGTGGAAAAAGCCTAGAATCTACAACCCTGActgaaaaagagggagaaatctATTGTAAAG GTTGTTACGCGAAGAACTTCGGCCCCAAGGGGTTTGGGTACGGCCAGGGCGCAGGTGCCCTCGTTCATGCCCAGTGA
- the CSRP2 gene encoding cysteine and glycine-rich protein 2 isoform X2 has protein sequence MPNWGGGNKCGACGRTVYHAEEVQCDGRSFHRCCFLCMVCRKNLDSTTVAIHDAEVYCKSCYGKKYGPKGYGYGQGAGTLNMDRGERLGIKPESTPSPHRPTTSPNTSKFAQKFGGAEKCSRCGDSVYAAEKVIGAGKPWHKNCFRCAKCGKSLESTTLTEKEGEIYCCYAKNFGPKGFGYGQGAGALVHAQ, from the exons ATGCCCAACTGGGGAGGCGGCAACAAGTGCGGTGCCTGCGGGCGCACCGTCTACCACGCTGAGGAGGTGCAGTGCGACGGGAGGAGCTTCCACcgctgctgcttcctctgca TGGTCTGCCGGAAAAACTTGGACAGCACAACTGTAGCCATTCATGATGCTGAAGTGTACTGCAAATCCTGCTATGGGAAAAAGTATGGCCCCAAAGGCTATGGATATGGCCAAGGGGCAGGCACACTGAacatggacaggggagagaggcTGGGCATcaagcctgagag CACTCCCTCTCCCCATCGACCTACGACAAGCCCAAACACTTCCAAGTTCGCTCAGAAGTTTGGAGGGGCAGAGAAGTGCTCTAGGTGTGGGGATTCTGTCTATGCAGCAGAGAAAGTAATAGGAGCTGGCAAG CCATGGCACAAGAATTGCTTCCGGTGTGCCAAGTGTGGAAAAAGCCTAGAATCTACAACCCTGActgaaaaagagggagaaatctATT GTTGTTACGCGAAGAACTTCGGCCCCAAGGGGTTTGGGTACGGCCAGGGCGCAGGTGCCCTCGTTCATGCCCAGTGA